A genomic segment from Legionella quinlivanii encodes:
- a CDS encoding DUF1998 domain-containing protein: protein MESTTCNSSNIFKGFSCSKSPTTGLWLGDSKKERIIASTLALALRNSIAEQLGISAVEMGFGYRLDKDLETGQGRSVCQIFDNVSGGAGFVLSGIDDIVSLLKNASEKLTCTADCDNICSFCLANQDSRVEIEELNRKVAKSWLEDNQLITHLHLPLSLSTIEGATYCSIGAQRFLRSIINKIDTHNESTVIQIALRGSPKDWDLINPSFREKILNWQLIDKINIHIGIYDVSYLSQDIKECLATLVKIGIKVFEINSQWDKYKVPLIAQISNSSSTYSLFCTSDLPSQPGENWLDANQSSIWVTSKLIPIILTKQIDTANWNIVDPGARVLKVSTELDGPVKNLKNRIEKLFSEMAPEFFQLIQDDNAINITYSDRYLKSPWSIILLSSFLQIFKNDKLSRLKILTVESNNLLQPNKIHHDWKANNELSEMIKIWLSNNFKLIPEIIIKSANRELQHSREISITWASGLKSKIILDQGMGYWQINMPHKYLLDFDFHQNHNEQLNDMINRLKVARMIGSNQWPTYITILSKM from the coding sequence ATGGAGTCTACAACATGTAATTCGTCTAATATTTTTAAAGGCTTTTCTTGTTCGAAAAGTCCAACCACTGGTCTATGGCTAGGTGATTCAAAGAAAGAGCGCATTATTGCTTCAACACTTGCATTAGCTTTAAGAAATTCGATTGCGGAACAACTTGGAATCTCTGCTGTTGAAATGGGGTTTGGATATAGATTAGATAAAGACTTGGAAACAGGCCAAGGCCGCTCCGTATGTCAAATTTTTGATAATGTCAGTGGAGGAGCAGGATTTGTTCTTTCTGGAATAGATGATATTGTCAGTTTACTTAAAAATGCCAGTGAAAAATTAACTTGTACGGCTGACTGTGATAATATTTGTTCTTTTTGTTTAGCAAATCAAGATAGTCGTGTCGAGATAGAGGAACTTAACAGAAAGGTAGCGAAAAGCTGGCTTGAAGATAATCAATTGATTACTCACCTCCATCTTCCTTTGTCTCTGTCAACTATTGAAGGTGCTACATATTGCTCCATAGGTGCTCAACGTTTCTTACGCTCAATAATCAATAAAATTGATACACATAATGAATCCACAGTAATTCAAATAGCGCTTCGTGGCAGTCCAAAAGATTGGGATCTTATAAACCCATCATTTCGTGAAAAAATTCTCAATTGGCAATTGATAGATAAAATTAATATTCACATAGGCATTTATGATGTAAGTTATTTATCTCAAGACATAAAAGAATGTTTAGCTACTCTTGTTAAAATAGGAATTAAAGTATTTGAAATTAATTCTCAATGGGACAAGTATAAAGTACCACTTATTGCTCAAATAAGTAATTCTTCTTCCACTTACAGTTTATTCTGTACCAGTGATTTACCCAGCCAACCTGGAGAAAATTGGCTCGATGCCAATCAATCTTCTATTTGGGTTACTTCTAAGCTAATTCCAATAATACTTACAAAACAGATTGATACTGCTAATTGGAACATAGTTGATCCTGGCGCGAGAGTTCTTAAAGTTTCAACAGAGTTAGACGGACCTGTTAAAAATTTAAAAAATCGCATAGAAAAGTTATTCTCTGAAATGGCACCAGAGTTTTTTCAATTAATTCAGGATGATAACGCTATTAACATCACATATTCAGATCGATATTTAAAGTCCCCTTGGTCCATTATTTTATTAAGTTCATTCTTACAAATATTTAAAAATGATAAATTGAGTCGCTTAAAAATTCTTACTGTAGAATCAAATAACTTATTACAACCCAATAAGATTCATCATGATTGGAAAGCCAACAATGAATTATCTGAAATGATAAAGATATGGTTAAGTAATAACTTTAAATTAATCCCTGAAATAATAATAAAGTCAGCGAATAGAGAACTACAGCATAGTAGAGAAATATCTATAACTTGGGCCTCTGGTCTTAAAAGTAAAATTATCCTAGATCAAGGCATGGGGTATTGGCAAATTAATATGCCACATAAATATCTTTTAGATTTTGATTTCCATCAAAACCATAATGAACAGCTTAACGATATGATAAATAGATTAAAAGTTGCTAGAATGATAGGGAGTAATCAGTGGCCTACGTATATCACCATTTTATCTAAAATGTAG
- a CDS encoding TIGR00730 family Rossman fold protein, which produces MTLVYGGSSLGMMGLLANTVKECGGKVVGIITHHLIEQEKPLKCLDELYIVDSMQERKSMMQQISDMFIVMPGGLGTLEEAIETWNAIKIGELTKPIGFLNIN; this is translated from the coding sequence TTGACTCTAGTTTATGGTGGTTCAAGTTTAGGGATGATGGGCCTTCTTGCTAATACAGTGAAAGAATGTGGTGGAAAGGTAGTGGGGATAATTACTCATCATCTTATTGAACAAGAAAAGCCGTTAAAATGCTTAGATGAATTATATATTGTAGATTCTATGCAGGAACGTAAGTCAATGATGCAACAAATATCTGATATGTTTATTGTGATGCCAGGCGGGCTAGGAACTTTAGAAGAGGCAATTGAGACATGGAACGCAATAAAAATTGGCGAATTAACAAAACCCATTGGTTTTTTAAATATTAATTGA
- a CDS encoding chitinase — protein sequence MINKLTSFLLISTFFPTSVFAHPLEATAKPPFSPYADMTINTYWDPSYQSIEPMDLSKIAKEQNLESFRLAFITDSGHCQPAWGGHAAYLVSDKWGQHLTDKLMKNNVEVTVSFGGASGTDLSMNCNVEQLKLILSKVREIYNAKALDFDVENNTADVPTLIQALQIFQQQNPEITISFTLPILPEGLTSQGKELIEMAKATDLVFNVNIMAMDYGPAYTGDMGDYAIESANSLRDELRILYPKKTESELWSMIEITPMIGVNDINSEQFTLENAKKLREFAISKNIGSLSMWSIARDRPCPDKWASPICSGNNLQKQAYEFTQQLQK from the coding sequence ATGATTAATAAATTAACAAGCTTCTTATTAATCAGTACATTTTTTCCGACAAGCGTTTTCGCGCATCCATTGGAAGCTACGGCAAAACCGCCGTTTAGCCCTTATGCCGATATGACTATCAATACCTATTGGGATCCGTCCTATCAATCGATAGAGCCGATGGATTTAAGCAAGATTGCAAAAGAGCAGAATTTAGAATCATTTCGCCTGGCATTCATCACCGATTCAGGACACTGCCAGCCAGCCTGGGGCGGCCATGCCGCTTATCTGGTTTCCGATAAGTGGGGTCAGCATCTAACTGACAAATTAATGAAGAACAATGTTGAGGTTACTGTTTCATTTGGCGGCGCCTCCGGCACTGATTTATCCATGAACTGTAATGTTGAGCAGCTGAAATTAATTTTAAGTAAAGTCAGGGAGATTTATAATGCAAAAGCCCTCGATTTTGATGTGGAAAACAATACAGCGGATGTGCCTACCCTGATTCAGGCTCTACAGATTTTTCAGCAGCAAAATCCTGAGATTACCATCAGTTTTACACTGCCCATCTTGCCAGAAGGGCTAACTAGTCAGGGAAAAGAACTGATTGAAATGGCAAAAGCAACCGATCTGGTGTTTAACGTCAATATCATGGCAATGGATTATGGCCCAGCCTACACCGGCGATATGGGCGATTATGCAATTGAATCCGCAAATTCTCTCCGAGATGAATTGCGAATACTCTACCCCAAAAAGACCGAATCCGAGCTCTGGTCCATGATTGAAATAACCCCCATGATTGGCGTGAACGACATCAACTCAGAACAATTCACCCTCGAAAATGCCAAAAAACTCCGCGAATTTGCAATAAGCAAAAACATCGGAAGCTTATCCATGTGGTCCATAGCCAGAGACCGCCCCTGCCCGGACAAATGGGCCAGCCCCATCTGCAGCGGAAACAACCTGCAAAAACAAGCCTACGAATTTACCCAGCAACTCCAAAAGTGA
- a CDS encoding IS4 family transposase, with the protein MHIKRFLHNLLSSTIHGKRFNTLNLFINALLREKKLSLTQLGRALKNKAQEKNNIKRCDRFLGNKNLHGERFSIYQKTAHRLIGTNSRPIILVDWSHVPNTTHYLLRASLVAKGRALSVYEEVFPRQYENSDKAHHLFLQNLKQVLPETSLPILVTDAGFYNSWFRLVLKQGWDYVGRIRGNICYRLDTHTYWEYYCDSKEKATEQGQSLGWGIVSKTDPIETFLYLIKLSGKKRTRFNKYKKKAQSKKDKVYSKSANEPWLLASSLNNTETSFNPFSIYFKRMQIEQNFRDLKSSQYGFSFEHAYSKSIERIQVLLMIAMLATLIAYLTGFVAENKRWHLSFQANTSQKKRVLSLFYLGCRIIQRKFKYRIDYDKAVEALQIEILVAGREL; encoded by the coding sequence ATGCACATAAAGCGATTTTTACACAATTTGCTATCAAGTACTATCCATGGAAAACGATTTAATACGCTTAATTTATTTATCAATGCCTTACTCAGGGAAAAAAAGCTGTCGTTAACTCAGTTGGGGCGAGCATTAAAAAATAAGGCTCAAGAAAAGAATAATATTAAACGCTGTGATCGTTTTTTAGGGAATAAAAACCTGCATGGAGAGCGATTCTCGATATACCAAAAAACAGCCCATAGGTTAATTGGAACAAATAGTCGTCCTATTATCCTGGTAGATTGGAGCCATGTTCCTAATACAACGCATTATTTGCTTAGAGCCTCATTAGTCGCTAAAGGCCGTGCGTTATCAGTCTATGAAGAGGTATTTCCTCGCCAATATGAAAATAGTGACAAAGCGCATCACTTATTTTTACAGAATTTAAAGCAAGTTCTGCCTGAGACAAGTCTCCCGATATTAGTTACGGATGCTGGTTTTTATAATTCATGGTTTCGGTTGGTGTTAAAACAAGGTTGGGACTATGTTGGCCGTATTCGGGGTAATATATGTTATCGATTGGATACCCATACTTACTGGGAATATTATTGTGATTCAAAGGAAAAGGCGACCGAACAAGGGCAATCTCTGGGGTGGGGCATTGTCTCTAAAACAGACCCAATAGAAACATTTCTTTATTTAATAAAGCTATCCGGAAAAAAACGTACACGTTTTAATAAGTACAAAAAGAAAGCGCAAAGCAAGAAAGACAAGGTGTATTCAAAATCAGCCAATGAACCTTGGCTTTTAGCAAGTTCATTAAACAATACAGAAACATCGTTTAACCCTTTTTCAATCTATTTCAAACGCATGCAAATAGAGCAGAATTTTCGAGATTTAAAGTCATCTCAATATGGCTTTAGCTTTGAACATGCTTACTCAAAATCAATAGAGCGAATTCAAGTGTTACTAATGATTGCTATGTTGGCTACTTTAATTGCTTATTTAACCGGCTTCGTTGCTGAAAACAAGCGATGGCATCTCTCTTTTCAAGCCAACACATCCCAAAAAAAACGAGTGCTTTCTTTGTTCTATCTCGGCTGTCGAATCATACAAAGGAAATTTAAATATAGAATTGATTATGATAAAGCCGTCGAGGCCCTGCAAATAGAGATACTCGTTGCAGGGAGAGAATTATGA
- a CDS encoding acyl-CoA dehydrogenase family protein, giving the protein MIRDSVARFVNHDVIPLMAEAFEHGEFPRQLIKQSAELGLLGLTLPAEYGGAEASYVSYGLVCQELEKGDSGLRSFVSVQSSLCMYPIFRYGSEEQRLRYLPGMARGEIIGCFGLTEPDSGSDPASMRTYAKKVEGGWRLNGSKMWITNAPIADIAIVWAKTEEGIRGFIVDSKSKGFSAPEVKHKMSLRASLTGELVFEDVFVPDENYLPGSNKGLGAPLSCLSQARYGIAWGAMGAAMACFDATRDYLLERKQFAKPLASFQLVQKDLADMYTEIIKAQCLNLQIGRLKDQYRETPVMISLAKGNACREAIKIARSCRNLLGANGISLEYPVIRHMLNLESVFTYEGTDNVHTLVLGRHITGINAFG; this is encoded by the coding sequence ATGATTCGGGACAGTGTCGCCCGTTTTGTAAACCATGATGTAATACCCTTAATGGCCGAAGCCTTTGAGCACGGCGAATTTCCTCGTCAACTCATTAAGCAATCAGCGGAATTGGGCTTACTCGGTTTAACCTTGCCTGCAGAATACGGCGGGGCAGAGGCCTCCTATGTTTCCTATGGTTTGGTATGTCAGGAGCTTGAAAAAGGGGATAGCGGTTTACGAAGCTTTGTTTCTGTCCAAAGTTCTTTATGTATGTATCCTATTTTTCGCTATGGTTCAGAAGAACAAAGGCTGCGTTATCTACCGGGTATGGCCAGAGGGGAAATCATTGGCTGCTTTGGACTGACTGAGCCAGACTCAGGATCTGATCCTGCCAGTATGCGTACCTATGCTAAAAAAGTAGAGGGCGGCTGGCGTTTGAATGGTTCTAAAATGTGGATTACCAATGCGCCTATTGCCGACATTGCTATTGTCTGGGCTAAAACCGAAGAAGGGATCCGCGGTTTTATCGTTGATTCAAAATCCAAGGGCTTTTCAGCACCGGAAGTGAAACATAAAATGTCGTTGCGCGCTTCTTTGACAGGCGAGCTGGTATTTGAAGACGTTTTTGTACCGGATGAAAATTATCTGCCGGGCAGCAATAAAGGTCTGGGCGCTCCATTAAGCTGTTTAAGCCAGGCGCGATACGGAATCGCCTGGGGAGCAATGGGGGCTGCTATGGCCTGCTTCGATGCGACCAGGGATTATCTGCTTGAACGTAAACAATTTGCCAAACCATTGGCTTCATTTCAATTGGTACAAAAAGACCTGGCAGATATGTATACCGAGATCATTAAAGCCCAATGTCTAAATTTGCAAATTGGCCGCTTGAAAGATCAATATCGCGAAACACCGGTGATGATTTCTCTCGCCAAAGGCAATGCTTGCCGGGAAGCGATAAAAATCGCCCGTTCCTGTCGTAATCTTTTAGGTGCTAATGGTATCAGCCTTGAATATCCCGTGATTCGTCACATGCTCAATCTGGAGTCCGTTTTTACCTACGAGGGAACAGATAACGTGCATACTCTGGTTCTTGGGCGCCATATTACTGGCATTAATGCCTTTGGCTGA
- a CDS encoding thiamine pyrophosphate-dependent enzyme, which produces MLDRASVVDEQFLKKIKAADFPAALSNTQPGQAGLDKKLAIELFDSQIKSRLLDLIARQLKEKGLSFYTIGSSGHEGNAVFGQVFRPADMAFLHYRSGGFYLQRAKQVAGCDGVRDILLSLVAAAEEPIAGGRHKVFGSVPLSIPPQTSTIASHLPKALGAAISITRARELGIKSKLPADSIVLCSFGDASTNHASSQTTLNACSWIASQGYPLPLVFICEDNGIGISVPTPNHWIESSIKNRPAIHYLSCDGLNIADTFLKAQEAQQIARQKKQPVFLHMKCVRLLGHAGSDIESQYHSQAEIERIEANDPLLHTARILHEQDWMSLESMAELYLDNKSLIEAKAMEAVRLPRMSSAAEVMSSIIPKPTSATLYPVPDEAARIKAFGSAYNQLSLKRNLCQNINFALTDLMAQYPNMLIFGEDVGKKGGVYRVTADLQTRFGQRRVFDSILDETTILGTAIGLSHNGFIPVPEIQFLAYLHNAEDQLRGEASTLSFFSNGQYCNPMVIRIAGLAYQKGFGGHFHNDNSIAVLRDLPGVIVACPSNGPDAAKMLRTCIKLAHEEGRVVVFLEPIALYMTKDLHENGDNGWLFEYPPAHETIAAGEVGVFGEGDTVILSYANGYYLSRQAAKILRDQYQIKVKIVDLRWLSPLPAQAILREVAKAKRVLIVDEGRRSASISEGLTTLLAEEASSRLKIKRITGEDCFIPLGTAWQYLLPSKESIVEAVLDLNSVKREKESGRLAVS; this is translated from the coding sequence ATGCTGGATAGAGCAAGTGTAGTGGATGAGCAGTTCCTGAAAAAAATAAAAGCTGCCGATTTTCCGGCTGCTTTAAGTAATACGCAACCTGGGCAGGCAGGACTTGATAAGAAGCTCGCCATTGAGTTATTTGATTCTCAGATTAAATCGCGTCTTCTTGATTTAATCGCCCGTCAACTGAAAGAAAAAGGCTTGTCTTTTTATACGATTGGCAGCAGCGGCCATGAAGGCAATGCCGTTTTCGGACAAGTCTTTCGCCCTGCTGATATGGCATTTCTTCATTACAGAAGCGGAGGATTTTATCTTCAGCGTGCTAAGCAGGTCGCAGGCTGTGATGGGGTTCGCGATATCCTGCTCTCTCTGGTAGCTGCTGCAGAAGAGCCGATTGCCGGAGGCCGGCATAAGGTGTTTGGCAGCGTGCCTTTATCCATTCCCCCGCAAACCTCAACCATTGCTTCTCATTTACCCAAAGCCTTGGGAGCGGCAATTTCCATCACTCGTGCCAGAGAGTTGGGTATCAAATCAAAGCTTCCTGCTGACTCCATTGTCCTTTGCTCATTCGGAGACGCGTCTACCAATCACGCCTCTTCACAAACCACCTTAAATGCCTGTTCCTGGATTGCCAGCCAGGGTTATCCGCTGCCCTTAGTCTTCATTTGTGAAGATAATGGAATTGGTATTTCCGTGCCCACGCCTAATCATTGGATTGAATCCTCCATAAAGAACCGTCCTGCAATTCATTATCTGAGTTGCGATGGACTGAACATAGCGGATACCTTTCTGAAAGCGCAGGAGGCGCAGCAAATAGCAAGGCAGAAAAAGCAGCCGGTTTTTCTACATATGAAATGTGTACGCCTTTTAGGCCATGCAGGTTCTGATATTGAATCGCAATACCACAGCCAGGCGGAGATTGAACGAATAGAAGCCAATGATCCCTTGCTTCATACGGCAAGAATATTACATGAACAGGACTGGATGAGTTTAGAGTCGATGGCTGAGTTATATCTGGATAACAAGTCGCTGATTGAGGCGAAGGCAATGGAGGCTGTACGTTTGCCGCGCATGAGCAGCGCCGCTGAAGTCATGTCCTCGATTATTCCTAAACCCACATCAGCCACTCTTTATCCCGTACCAGACGAAGCTGCACGTATCAAAGCTTTTGGCAGTGCTTATAACCAGCTAAGCCTAAAACGCAATCTTTGCCAGAATATTAATTTCGCTTTAACCGACCTCATGGCTCAATACCCTAATATGCTGATTTTTGGCGAGGACGTGGGTAAAAAGGGCGGTGTATACCGGGTCACTGCTGATTTGCAGACAAGATTTGGTCAGCGGCGCGTGTTTGACTCCATTCTGGATGAAACAACAATTCTTGGAACAGCGATTGGCCTGTCACATAATGGCTTTATTCCTGTTCCGGAAATCCAGTTTTTAGCCTATTTGCATAACGCCGAGGATCAGTTGCGCGGAGAAGCATCGACTTTGTCGTTCTTTTCTAATGGTCAATATTGTAATCCGATGGTCATACGTATTGCCGGTTTAGCTTATCAGAAAGGTTTTGGCGGTCATTTTCATAATGACAATTCGATTGCTGTGCTTCGGGATTTACCAGGAGTCATTGTTGCCTGTCCTTCAAATGGACCCGATGCCGCTAAAATGCTAAGAACTTGCATAAAACTGGCCCATGAAGAAGGCCGGGTGGTGGTGTTCCTTGAGCCTATCGCTCTGTATATGACTAAAGATCTGCATGAAAATGGGGATAATGGCTGGCTGTTTGAGTATCCGCCTGCCCATGAAACCATTGCGGCCGGAGAGGTTGGCGTCTTCGGTGAGGGAGATACAGTGATTCTTAGCTATGCCAATGGCTACTACTTATCACGGCAAGCCGCAAAAATTTTACGCGATCAATACCAGATCAAAGTGAAGATCGTCGATTTACGCTGGTTAAGCCCTCTGCCTGCACAAGCCATTTTACGCGAAGTAGCAAAGGCAAAGCGTGTTCTGATAGTCGATGAGGGACGGCGCAGTGCTTCCATTAGCGAAGGATTAACCACATTGCTTGCGGAAGAAGCCTCATCTCGTTTGAAAATAAAACGCATTACGGGTGAAGATTGCTTCATCCCGTTAGGAACTGCATGGCAATACCTATTGCCCAGCAAAGAATCAATTGTTGAAGCAGTTCTTGATTTGAATTCAGTGAAAAGGGAGAAAGAAAGTGGACGACTTGCTGTTTCTTGA
- a CDS encoding flagellar hook-length control protein FliK has product MATELVIAQNLRLNPVSSEPRPGRSQELYIGQLLRAVVNFQNANEVSININGQNINAKTSHHFTPGELLEIKVAKTGESTVLQVIKDPVPLNTLNQALLHYLPRQLPATQLMPLLSLLQNQENLPESLRSQVQQLLQSIVPLNELPQKFQQALVHSGYFLEASLLNFNKQSQLGSDFKGQCLQLLAAIQKDFPNSGSVITVASDRSVQKENLPLPGVLPQPYARPSPIADLAIDELLPLVRDHLEHVLARITAGQLTHLLHTNPFPYSVMVDLPVNTSEQADIIPLLIKEEPEQNAQESNWSIRFAVNLEHLGAIQAKLTLQGDALDVQLNSEIASTLEILQENAEDFSELLKEAGLNLRSWHLRQGLEDNQLDTANLKLLDIKV; this is encoded by the coding sequence ATGGCCACGGAATTGGTTATTGCCCAAAACCTGCGTTTAAATCCTGTTTCCAGCGAACCTCGTCCTGGCAGAAGTCAGGAGCTTTATATCGGGCAGCTCTTAAGAGCAGTCGTCAACTTTCAAAATGCGAATGAAGTCAGCATCAATATTAATGGTCAGAATATCAATGCCAAAACCTCTCACCATTTTACACCGGGCGAGTTACTGGAGATTAAAGTCGCTAAAACAGGTGAATCCACTGTTTTGCAGGTCATTAAAGACCCTGTTCCCTTAAACACTTTAAATCAGGCCTTATTGCATTATTTGCCGCGACAGCTGCCTGCTACCCAGTTAATGCCTTTACTAAGTCTTTTGCAGAATCAGGAAAATCTCCCTGAATCGCTGAGATCGCAAGTGCAGCAGTTGCTGCAAAGTATCGTTCCCTTAAACGAACTGCCGCAGAAATTTCAACAGGCCTTGGTTCACAGCGGTTATTTTCTGGAAGCGTCACTGCTTAATTTTAATAAACAATCCCAACTGGGGAGTGATTTTAAAGGCCAATGCCTGCAATTGCTGGCAGCCATTCAGAAAGATTTTCCGAATAGCGGCAGCGTTATCACAGTGGCAAGTGATCGCTCCGTTCAAAAAGAAAATCTGCCTCTGCCCGGCGTTTTACCACAACCCTATGCCAGGCCTTCTCCGATTGCCGATTTAGCCATTGATGAATTGCTTCCGCTGGTGCGCGATCACCTGGAACATGTGCTGGCACGCATTACGGCGGGCCAACTCACTCACTTACTCCACACAAACCCCTTTCCTTACAGTGTAATGGTTGATCTGCCCGTCAATACTAGTGAGCAAGCCGATATTATCCCGCTTTTAATTAAAGAAGAACCTGAACAGAATGCCCAGGAAAGCAACTGGTCTATTCGCTTTGCAGTCAATTTGGAGCATTTAGGTGCAATACAAGCTAAATTAACTCTGCAAGGAGATGCTTTGGATGTCCAGTTAAACAGTGAAATCGCCTCTACACTTGAGATATTGCAGGAAAATGCAGAGGACTTCAGTGAATTATTGAAAGAAGCAGGATTGAATTTACGCAGTTGGCATTTGCGCCAGGGGCTTGAAGACAATCAGCTGGATACAGCCAATCTCAAATTATTGGATATTAAAGTATGA
- a CDS encoding EscU/YscU/HrcU family type III secretion system export apparatus switch protein encodes MIKKNRQAVALHYDGKKAPRVTAKGEGEIAERIIQVAKQHGIPLQENKELTALLAQVQLDSEIPPKLYVAVAQLLAFLYFLNGKTPKDYHS; translated from the coding sequence ATGATTAAAAAGAACCGACAAGCAGTTGCTCTGCATTATGACGGAAAAAAAGCACCACGTGTAACCGCCAAGGGCGAGGGGGAAATTGCCGAACGCATTATTCAAGTGGCAAAACAGCATGGCATTCCTCTCCAGGAAAATAAGGAATTAACCGCCTTGCTTGCACAGGTGCAACTGGATAGTGAAATACCGCCGAAGCTCTATGTCGCTGTCGCCCAGCTATTGGCATTTCTTTATTTTCTAAATGGCAAAACACCTAAAGACTATCATTCCTGA
- a CDS encoding arginine deiminase family protein: protein MPIDDFPFSETPNAALIRLTNKFGYKSEEEFGKEDISFDEKIRRLRAGLVYEEMCHLKQQIEAQGIEVFAVDEDTYIENNKTYYYPYQVFLTDTGHYYTSKEELFFIPGYFRKDARQGEEKTPIKQARKLGARIQPLSQSDEQGIYFEGGDFLKAPDRALYFLGYGQRTEKKAYAVISQIIDEQVIPIQLLRKEFFHLDCCLTPLPNDVLLLYEGEYIRDRQARLLRNKQGLPLLIKHTQTISDYHRAYLRKLYHPEKIILLSTPEAIAYGANGLILKSNADFRFKMFVNGSSGATERESEFAVYDHFFSLSEKTRDAILSLTENSMDIIEVPYSSLHYAFGSVHCTIEEFYQAKS, encoded by the coding sequence ATGCCTATTGATGATTTTCCTTTTTCTGAAACTCCCAATGCCGCGCTTATCCGGTTAACCAATAAATTTGGCTACAAGAGCGAGGAAGAGTTTGGAAAAGAAGACATCAGCTTTGACGAAAAAATAAGAAGACTAAGAGCGGGATTAGTATATGAAGAAATGTGTCATTTAAAGCAGCAAATAGAGGCTCAGGGCATTGAAGTATTTGCAGTTGATGAAGACACTTATATTGAGAATAATAAAACCTATTATTATCCTTATCAGGTCTTCCTGACCGATACAGGTCATTATTATACCAGCAAGGAAGAACTATTTTTTATCCCGGGTTATTTCAGAAAAGATGCAAGGCAGGGTGAGGAAAAGACGCCTATAAAACAAGCCAGGAAGCTGGGTGCCAGGATTCAACCGCTTTCGCAGTCAGATGAGCAGGGGATTTATTTCGAGGGAGGGGATTTTCTTAAAGCGCCCGATCGTGCTTTGTATTTTTTAGGCTATGGCCAAAGGACTGAAAAGAAAGCCTATGCCGTAATAAGCCAGATAATAGATGAACAGGTCATTCCCATCCAATTATTACGCAAAGAATTTTTTCATTTGGACTGCTGCCTGACCCCTTTGCCCAATGATGTGCTATTGCTTTACGAAGGTGAATACATCAGAGACCGCCAAGCGCGTTTACTGAGAAATAAACAAGGTTTGCCTTTACTGATAAAACACACACAAACAATCAGTGATTACCATCGTGCTTATCTGCGTAAGCTCTACCATCCTGAGAAAATTATTCTGTTAAGCACTCCTGAGGCGATTGCCTATGGAGCCAATGGGCTTATTCTTAAAAGTAATGCTGACTTTCGTTTTAAAATGTTCGTGAATGGCAGCTCTGGTGCAACAGAAAGAGAGAGTGAGTTTGCTGTTTATGATCACTTTTTTTCACTCAGTGAAAAGACCAGAGATGCTATTTTAAGTTTGACTGAAAACAGCATGGATATTATTGAAGTCCCGTACAGCAGTTTGCATTATGCCTTTGGATCGGTACACTGCACGATTGAAGAATTCTATCAGGCTAAATCCTGA
- a CDS encoding M15 family metallopeptidase, whose protein sequence is MRRFKGLLFFLIQVPCFALPSDFVYLHDTAPDIIEDLRYADSHNFTGKVVPGYLSGRCILTRQAANHLAKIEAQAKHLGYTLKVYDCYRPTKAVKAFYNWSQNIKEDSEKPYYYPRVDKSELFEKGYIALSSGHSRGSTVDLTLVALSSRNKRTSRPDTACFGKSRNYQDDNSINTGTRFDCLDPSAHVFYKELSAEQKKNRLLLRTLMIKGGFKPYAKEWWHFTLKDEPFPKTYFNFSVK, encoded by the coding sequence ATGCGCCGTTTTAAAGGATTACTCTTTTTTTTAATTCAAGTTCCATGTTTCGCCCTACCCTCTGATTTTGTGTATTTGCATGATACAGCTCCTGATATTATTGAGGATCTTCGTTATGCCGATTCCCATAACTTTACGGGAAAAGTGGTGCCAGGTTATTTGAGCGGCCGCTGTATTCTCACTCGGCAAGCGGCGAATCATCTGGCAAAAATAGAAGCGCAGGCGAAACACTTGGGTTATACGCTAAAAGTATATGATTGCTATCGGCCTACCAAAGCAGTTAAAGCTTTTTACAACTGGAGCCAAAATATAAAAGAGGATAGTGAGAAGCCTTATTACTATCCCAGAGTGGACAAGTCCGAGCTTTTTGAGAAAGGTTATATCGCGCTTTCTTCAGGCCACAGTCGAGGCAGTACCGTTGATTTAACCCTGGTGGCTCTGTCATCACGTAACAAAAGAACCTCGCGACCCGACACCGCTTGTTTCGGAAAGTCGCGCAATTATCAGGATGATAACAGTATTAATACCGGAACACGTTTTGATTGTCTCGATCCCAGCGCCCATGTGTTTTATAAAGAGCTTAGCGCTGAGCAGAAGAAAAATCGTTTATTACTTAGAACACTGATGATCAAGGGCGGGTTTAAACCCTATGCCAAAGAATGGTGGCATTTTACTTTAAAAGATGAACCCTTTCCCAAGACTTATTTTAATTTTTCTGTTAAATGA